Proteins encoded in a region of the Pseudomonas putida genome:
- a CDS encoding histone deacetylase has translation MPLPLIYHEDYSPEFPAEHRFPMDKFRLLRDHLVDSGLTTDQALLRPDICPNDILALAHDRSYIERYMNGELSREDQRRLGLPWSEALARRTVRAVGGSLLTAEMALQHGIACHLAGGTHHAHYDHPAGFCIFNDLAVISRYLLAAGRVHRVLIFDCDVHQGDGTARILHDTPEAITVSLHCEQNFPARKAQSDWDIPLPRGMGDTAYLKVVDDALNYLLPLYQPDLVLYDAGVDVHKDDALGYLQLTDAGVAARDEAVLRHCLGRDIPVVGVIGGGYSKDRAALAKRHGILHHSAARVIGCSQ, from the coding sequence ATGCCGCTGCCGCTGATCTACCACGAAGACTACAGCCCGGAGTTCCCCGCCGAACACCGCTTCCCGATGGACAAGTTCCGCCTGCTGCGCGACCACTTGGTCGACAGCGGGCTGACCACCGACCAAGCCCTGCTGCGCCCGGACATCTGCCCCAACGACATCCTCGCCCTGGCCCACGACCGCAGCTACATCGAGCGCTACATGAACGGCGAGCTGTCGCGCGAGGACCAGCGCCGCCTCGGCCTGCCCTGGAGCGAGGCGCTGGCCCGGCGCACCGTGCGCGCCGTCGGCGGCTCGCTGCTCACGGCCGAAATGGCCCTGCAGCACGGCATCGCCTGCCACCTCGCCGGTGGCACCCACCATGCCCATTACGACCACCCCGCCGGCTTCTGCATCTTCAACGACCTCGCGGTGATCAGCCGTTACCTGCTGGCGGCTGGCCGGGTACACCGGGTGCTGATTTTCGACTGCGACGTGCACCAGGGCGATGGCACCGCGCGCATCCTGCACGACACGCCAGAGGCCATCACCGTGTCGCTGCACTGCGAGCAGAACTTCCCGGCCCGCAAGGCGCAAAGCGACTGGGACATCCCCCTGCCCCGTGGCATGGGCGATACCGCCTACCTGAAGGTGGTGGACGACGCCCTCAATTACCTGCTGCCGTTGTATCAGCCCGACCTGGTGCTGTATGACGCCGGCGTCGATGTGCACAAAGACGACGCCTTGGGCTACCTGCAACTGACCGATGCTGGCGTTGCCGCCCGTGACGAAGCCGTATTGCGCCACTGCCTGGGCCGCGATATCCCGGTGGTGGGCGTGATCGGCGGTGGTTACAGCAAGGACCGCGCAGCCTTGGCCAAACGCCACGGCATCCTTCACCACAGCGCAGCACGCGTCATCGGTTGTTCACAATGA
- a CDS encoding histidine phosphatase family protein, which translates to MQSSNTLGHAAIHTRRKRRLSRKALGAALGLCMVVAALTTWLATRTHIVDLGNEQQLSDSGLLQDWAEGAVIVMIRHAERCDSAPGPCLDDPTGITVSGSQAATRVGQGLNRLGLHNADLLTSPKLRTRQTAHFILGQAVASEGWLETCDSQFASEALARKRAGHNLVLVTHNGCIDHFARQQNVAGGERQSSYASALFVSVDGDGKARIRGRLNEPDWQRVLASAGR; encoded by the coding sequence ATGCAATCGAGCAATACCCTGGGGCACGCTGCCATACACACCCGGCGCAAGCGGCGCCTGTCTCGCAAAGCCCTCGGTGCCGCCCTTGGCCTGTGCATGGTCGTGGCGGCGTTGACCACCTGGCTGGCGACGAGGACGCATATCGTGGACCTTGGCAACGAGCAACAACTGAGTGACAGCGGTTTACTGCAAGACTGGGCCGAAGGCGCGGTGATCGTGATGATCCGCCACGCCGAACGCTGCGACAGCGCACCCGGCCCCTGCCTGGACGACCCCACCGGTATCACCGTCAGCGGTAGCCAGGCCGCAACCCGTGTTGGCCAAGGGCTGAACCGGCTGGGCCTGCACAACGCCGACCTGCTGACCAGCCCGAAACTGCGCACCCGGCAAACCGCGCACTTCATCCTCGGTCAGGCGGTGGCCAGCGAAGGCTGGCTGGAAACCTGCGACAGCCAGTTCGCCAGCGAGGCGCTGGCGCGCAAACGTGCGGGGCACAACCTGGTGCTGGTGACCCACAACGGCTGCATCGACCATTTCGCCCGCCAGCAGAACGTTGCCGGTGGCGAGCGTCAAAGCAGCTACGCCAGCGCTTTGTTCGTGTCGGTGGATGGCGATGGCAAGGCGCGCATCCGAGGGCGCCTGAACGAGCCGGACTGGCAACGCGTATTGGCCAGCGCAGGACGATAA
- a CDS encoding FadR/GntR family transcriptional regulator, with amino-acid sequence MEPEHARKRGHSRAHDLVSSLTQHILLGTFKPGDKLPSENTLVREHGVSRTVVREALSKLQASGLVEPRHGIGTFVMERQAQAGLRVAAESAANVRDLLELRIGLEGQAAALAALRRDEGQLARMRQALDDYQDLAAAGDSCIEADRRFHLLIAEATGNLYFTEMLLQLGNGLIPRNRMALAERSGAKLARQAYLANLEHEAILNAIRRQDPDAARAAVCLHLSNSRDRLLPG; translated from the coding sequence ATGGAACCCGAACACGCCCGTAAACGCGGCCACAGCCGCGCTCATGACCTGGTTTCCAGCCTGACCCAGCACATTTTGCTGGGCACCTTCAAACCGGGCGACAAGTTGCCCTCGGAAAACACCCTGGTGCGCGAGCACGGAGTCAGCCGCACGGTGGTGCGCGAAGCCTTGTCCAAGTTGCAAGCTTCGGGGCTGGTGGAGCCGCGCCACGGTATCGGTACGTTCGTGATGGAGCGCCAGGCCCAGGCCGGCCTGCGCGTGGCGGCGGAAAGCGCGGCGAATGTGCGTGATCTGCTGGAACTGCGTATTGGCCTGGAGGGTCAGGCCGCCGCATTGGCCGCGCTGCGCCGTGACGAGGGGCAGCTGGCACGCATGCGCCAGGCGCTGGATGACTACCAGGACCTGGCCGCAGCTGGCGACAGTTGCATCGAAGCCGACCGGCGCTTTCACCTGCTGATTGCCGAGGCCACTGGCAACCTGTATTTCACCGAGATGCTGCTGCAGCTAGGCAACGGCCTGATCCCGCGTAACCGCATGGCCCTGGCCGAACGCTCCGGGGCCAAGCTGGCGCGGCAAGCCTACCTGGCCAACCTGGAGCACGAGGCGATCCTCAATGCCATCCGCCGACAAGACCCGGATGCGGCGCGGGCGGCTGTGTGCCTGCACCTGTCCAACAGCCGCGACCGGTTGCTGCCAGGTTGA
- the tesB gene encoding acyl-CoA thioesterase II yields MSHVLDDLVDLLSLEAIEENLFRGRSQDLGFRQLYGGQVLGQSLSAASQTVEDARHVHSLHGYFLRPGDASLPVVYSVDRVRDGGSFSTRRVTAIQKGQTIFTCSASFQYDEEGFEHQAQMPEVVGPENLPTEVELARAMADQLPERIRDKVLCAKPIEIRPVTERDPFNPKPGDPVKYAWFRADGNLPDVPALHKYLLAYASDFGLLTTALLPHGKSVWQRDMQIASLDHSLWFHGNLRADEWLLYATDSPWAGNSRGFCRGSIFNQAGQLVASSSQEGLIRHRKDWA; encoded by the coding sequence ATGAGTCATGTGTTGGACGACCTGGTCGACCTGTTGAGCCTCGAAGCCATCGAGGAGAACCTGTTCCGTGGCCGCAGCCAGGACCTGGGCTTCCGCCAGCTGTACGGTGGGCAAGTGCTGGGGCAGTCGTTGTCGGCAGCCAGCCAGACGGTCGAGGACGCGCGCCATGTGCATTCGTTGCACGGCTACTTCCTGCGCCCGGGCGATGCCAGCCTGCCGGTGGTGTACTCGGTGGACCGCGTGCGCGATGGCGGCAGTTTCAGCACCCGGCGGGTGACGGCGATCCAGAAAGGCCAGACCATCTTCACCTGCAGCGCATCGTTCCAGTACGACGAGGAAGGGTTCGAGCACCAGGCGCAGATGCCAGAGGTGGTCGGCCCGGAAAACCTGCCGACCGAAGTAGAACTGGCCCGCGCCATGGCCGACCAGTTGCCCGAGCGCATTCGCGACAAAGTGCTGTGCGCCAAGCCGATCGAGATCCGCCCGGTCACCGAGCGTGACCCGTTCAACCCCAAGCCCGGCGACCCGGTGAAGTACGCCTGGTTCCGCGCCGACGGCAACCTGCCTGACGTACCCGCCCTGCACAAGTACCTGCTGGCCTACGCCTCGGATTTCGGCCTGCTGACCACTGCGCTGCTGCCCCATGGCAAGTCGGTGTGGCAGCGCGACATGCAGATCGCCAGCCTCGACCATTCGTTGTGGTTCCATGGCAACCTGCGCGCTGACGAATGGCTGCTGTACGCAACCGATAGCCCCTGGGCCGGTAATTCCCGTGGTTTCTGCCGCGGCAGCATCTTCAACCAGGCCGGGCAACTGGTGGCATCGTCCAGCCAGGAAGGCCTGATTCGTCATCGCAAGGATTGGGCATGA
- a CDS encoding MFS transporter has product MNDTLAPSGRHDGDALASAVAKVKRHVLPLFVIMFIVNYLDRVNIGFVRPHLESDLGISAAAFGFGAGLFFIGYALFEVPSNMLLQKVGARLWLTRIMFTWGLVATAMAFVQNETQFYVLRFLLGVAEAGFFPGVIYYFTRWLPAAERGKAIAIFLSGSALASLISGPLAGALMQLQGLGLHGWQWMLFIEGMASVVLCFFVFFWLDSKPQDAKWLSKAEQDALVATIDREQQAREAVGAVKPSAWSLLKDRQIVLFCLIYFCIQLTIYAATFWLPSIIKRMGDLSDMQVGFFNSIPWLISILAMYAFAAGSTRWKFQQAWVAGALLVAAIGMFMSTTGGPVFAFVAVCFAAIGFKSASSLFWPIPQGYLDARIAAAVIALINSVGNLGGFVAPTTFGLLEQQTGSIQGGLYGLAVTSVLAAIAIFFVRMRPKGAPSDDLKAPSALGQTH; this is encoded by the coding sequence GTGAACGACACCCTCGCTCCGTCTGGCCGACATGACGGCGACGCGTTGGCCAGCGCCGTGGCCAAGGTCAAGCGCCACGTACTGCCGCTGTTCGTCATCATGTTCATCGTCAACTACCTCGACCGCGTCAACATCGGCTTTGTCCGCCCGCACCTGGAAAGTGACCTGGGCATCAGCGCTGCGGCCTTCGGCTTTGGCGCCGGCTTGTTCTTCATCGGCTACGCACTGTTCGAAGTGCCCTCCAACATGCTGCTGCAAAAGGTCGGTGCCCGCCTGTGGCTGACCCGCATCATGTTCACCTGGGGGCTGGTGGCCACGGCCATGGCCTTTGTGCAGAACGAAACCCAGTTCTATGTGCTGCGCTTTCTACTGGGTGTGGCCGAAGCGGGGTTCTTCCCAGGGGTGATCTACTACTTCACCCGTTGGTTGCCGGCTGCCGAGCGCGGCAAGGCCATTGCCATCTTCCTCAGCGGTTCGGCACTGGCTTCGTTGATTTCCGGGCCGCTGGCCGGGGCGCTGATGCAGCTTCAGGGCTTGGGCCTGCATGGCTGGCAGTGGATGCTGTTCATCGAAGGCATGGCCTCGGTGGTGCTGTGCTTCTTCGTGTTCTTCTGGCTCGACTCCAAGCCGCAAGATGCCAAGTGGCTGAGCAAGGCCGAACAGGACGCACTGGTCGCCACCATCGACCGCGAGCAGCAAGCACGCGAGGCCGTTGGCGCTGTCAAACCGTCGGCCTGGAGCCTGCTCAAGGACCGCCAGATCGTGCTGTTCTGCCTGATCTACTTCTGCATCCAGTTGACCATCTATGCCGCCACGTTCTGGCTGCCGAGCATCATCAAGCGCATGGGCGATCTGAGTGACATGCAGGTCGGGTTCTTCAACTCGATCCCGTGGCTGATCTCGATCCTGGCCATGTACGCCTTCGCCGCCGGTTCCACACGCTGGAAATTCCAGCAGGCCTGGGTGGCGGGTGCCCTGCTGGTCGCCGCCATCGGCATGTTCATGTCCACTACCGGTGGGCCGGTGTTCGCCTTCGTCGCGGTGTGCTTCGCCGCGATTGGCTTCAAGTCGGCGTCGTCGCTGTTCTGGCCAATCCCCCAGGGCTACCTGGATGCCCGTATCGCGGCAGCGGTCATTGCCCTGATCAACTCGGTCGGCAACCTCGGCGGCTTCGTCGCCCCCACCACCTTTGGCCTGCTGGAGCAGCAAACCGGCTCGATCCAGGGTGGGCTGTACGGCCTGGCGGTAACCTCGGTGCTTGCAGCCATCGCCATCTTCTTCGTACGCATGCGCCCCAAAGGCGCCCCTTCCGATGACCTCAAGGCCCCTTCGGCCCTGGGCCAGACCCACTGA
- a CDS encoding ABC transporter substrate-binding protein, with translation MCPTPLFWQRLLPVLLLATCLGFIQPASAMQVTDVLGRKVEVDHPPQRIVLGEGRLFFALALLDRDNPFQRVVGWQNDMRLLDPHTYEVYAQQYPQVAKLPLIGQASEQSVSAEQILALKPDLAIFSIAGEGPTQHSPVADLLEKAGVPVLFIDFRVHPIRNTRVSMQALGTLLGREPQAAEYLNLYDRHLKRVTDGVARIKESERPKVFLELLAGVWQAPGHTTGKSGLGSVVEAVGGHNIGADVVPGALGDVSVEYVLQADPDVYIATGNRAPGVLLGAGVSTDTARQSLAKITARPEFAPLRPIQAGQAHGLWHDFYNSPFNILAVEAMARWVHPERFKALDPQATMGEINRMLKVGLDGQYWVDAR, from the coding sequence ATGTGCCCGACTCCCCTTTTCTGGCAGCGTTTGCTGCCTGTCTTGCTGTTGGCTACCTGCCTCGGCTTCATCCAACCTGCCAGCGCCATGCAAGTGACCGACGTGCTCGGGCGCAAGGTCGAGGTTGACCACCCGCCTCAGCGCATCGTGCTTGGCGAAGGGCGCCTGTTCTTCGCGCTGGCTTTGCTTGACCGTGACAACCCGTTCCAGCGGGTGGTTGGCTGGCAGAACGACATGCGCCTGCTCGACCCGCATACCTATGAGGTGTATGCGCAGCAGTACCCACAAGTGGCCAAGTTGCCGCTGATCGGCCAGGCGTCCGAGCAGAGCGTGAGCGCTGAGCAGATACTGGCGCTCAAGCCCGACCTGGCCATTTTCAGCATCGCCGGTGAGGGCCCGACCCAGCACAGCCCGGTGGCCGATCTACTGGAAAAGGCCGGGGTGCCGGTGCTGTTCATCGACTTTCGCGTGCACCCGATCCGCAATACCCGGGTGAGCATGCAGGCACTGGGCACGCTGCTGGGGCGTGAGCCGCAGGCGGCGGAGTACCTGAACCTGTACGACCGTCACCTGAAGCGGGTAACCGACGGCGTGGCCAGGATCAAGGAAAGCGAGCGGCCCAAGGTGTTTCTCGAACTGTTGGCTGGCGTGTGGCAGGCACCGGGGCATACCACTGGCAAGAGCGGATTGGGCAGCGTGGTCGAAGCCGTAGGCGGGCACAACATTGGTGCCGATGTGGTGCCTGGGGCGCTGGGTGATGTGAGTGTCGAGTACGTGTTGCAAGCCGACCCGGACGTGTACATCGCCACCGGCAACCGCGCGCCCGGGGTGCTGCTGGGGGCTGGCGTCTCCACCGATACGGCACGCCAGAGCCTGGCGAAGATCACCGCGCGCCCCGAGTTCGCCCCGCTGCGGCCGATCCAGGCTGGCCAGGCCCATGGCTTGTGGCATGACTTCTACAACTCGCCCTTCAACATCCTGGCGGTCGAGGCCATGGCCCGATGGGTACACCCGGAGCGTTTCAAGGCGCTCGACCCGCAGGCAACCATGGGTGAAATCAACCGCATGCTCAAGGTCGGCCTGGACGGCCAGTACTGGGTCGATGCCAGGTGA
- a CDS encoding ABC transporter ATP-binding protein, producing the protein MSLLIEGVSVAYGARQILQGVSLPALPAGSLVALVGPNGAGKSTLLRALAGLERMRGGLRLDGQDVTRLGFAERSRRLAYMPQQLPPGIALGVLESIVAALRVSAGSDLLGCAFDALRQLGIEGLAERSLDSLSGGQRQLVALAQLLARNPQVLLLDEPTSALDLHYQLRVMGAVRERVQAHRLLAVAVLHDINLAASHADWLVVLREGRVVACGAPVDVLQPGLLAEVYGVVARVERCSQGRLQVLVDRAVA; encoded by the coding sequence GTGAGCCTGTTGATCGAGGGTGTTTCGGTGGCCTACGGCGCGCGGCAGATCCTGCAGGGGGTGAGCCTGCCGGCGTTGCCGGCCGGCAGCCTGGTAGCGCTGGTCGGGCCAAATGGTGCGGGCAAATCCACGTTGTTGCGTGCCTTGGCAGGGCTGGAGCGGATGCGCGGTGGTTTGCGCCTGGATGGGCAGGATGTGACGCGCCTGGGCTTTGCCGAGCGCTCACGTCGCCTGGCCTATATGCCCCAGCAGCTACCGCCGGGTATCGCCTTGGGCGTATTGGAAAGCATTGTTGCGGCCTTGCGCGTGAGCGCTGGCAGCGATCTGCTGGGCTGCGCCTTCGATGCGTTGCGCCAGTTGGGCATCGAGGGTTTGGCCGAGCGCTCGCTGGACAGTTTGTCTGGCGGGCAACGGCAGCTGGTGGCCTTGGCCCAGTTGCTGGCACGCAACCCACAGGTGCTGTTGCTAGACGAGCCGACCAGTGCGCTGGACCTGCATTACCAGTTGCGGGTGATGGGCGCTGTGCGCGAACGCGTGCAGGCGCATCGGTTGCTGGCGGTGGCGGTGCTGCATGACATCAACCTGGCAGCCAGCCACGCAGATTGGCTGGTGGTGTTGCGTGAGGGCAGGGTGGTGGCCTGCGGGGCGCCGGTGGATGTGCTGCAGCCGGGGCTGTTGGCTGAGGTGTATGGCGTGGTGGCCCGGGTGGAGCGCTGTTCGCAGGGGCGCCTGCAGGTGCTGGTGGACCGGGCGGTGGCTTGA
- a CDS encoding FecCD family ABC transporter permease: MTALAHEGAALAAWHYRRLLWRRALLVFTLALLLLLSVLGDLASGASGMGLGQLLHGVFDPATLSATERVIIWNVRLPYSLMAVLVGAALALAGAEMQAILDNPLASPFTLGVSSSAALGASLAIAYPLGIAWLAPSAQVTVMAFIFACLSVVLLQAMSRLRGAGVESLVLFGIALVFSCNALVSLLQLLATEDVLQQLVFWTLGSLARADWHKLGMLALVLGLLLPFSLRAAPAMTLLRMGEDRARSFGVDTRRLRFASLLRISLLSATAVAFVGTIGFVGLVGPHIARLLVGEDQRFLLPASALVGALMLSLSSLVSKAILPGVIVPVGIVTALVGVPVFVVLVFRRGRRL; the protein is encoded by the coding sequence GTGACCGCGCTGGCCCACGAAGGCGCGGCGTTGGCAGCCTGGCATTATCGTCGCCTGTTGTGGCGGCGGGCCTTGCTGGTCTTCACGCTGGCGTTGTTGCTGTTGTTGTCGGTACTGGGCGACCTGGCCAGCGGTGCCTCGGGCATGGGCCTGGGGCAATTGCTGCATGGCGTCTTCGACCCGGCGACGTTGAGTGCCACCGAGCGGGTGATCATCTGGAACGTGCGCCTGCCGTACTCGCTGATGGCGGTGCTGGTGGGGGCGGCCTTGGCGCTTGCCGGTGCCGAGATGCAGGCGATTCTAGACAACCCGCTGGCCAGCCCCTTCACCTTGGGTGTGTCGTCATCGGCGGCACTCGGCGCCTCGCTGGCGATTGCCTACCCACTGGGCATTGCCTGGCTGGCGCCGAGCGCCCAGGTGACGGTGATGGCGTTCATCTTCGCCTGCCTGTCGGTGGTGCTGTTGCAGGCCATGTCGCGGTTGCGTGGCGCCGGGGTCGAGAGCCTGGTGCTGTTTGGCATCGCCTTGGTGTTCAGCTGCAATGCGTTGGTCTCGTTGCTGCAATTGCTGGCCACCGAGGATGTGCTGCAGCAACTGGTGTTCTGGACCTTGGGTAGCCTGGCCCGCGCCGACTGGCACAAGCTTGGCATGCTGGCCCTGGTGCTGGGGTTGCTGTTGCCGTTCTCGCTACGAGCGGCACCGGCCATGACCTTGCTGCGCATGGGCGAGGACCGTGCGCGCAGTTTTGGCGTCGATACCCGGCGCCTGCGTTTTGCCTCGCTGCTGCGCATCAGCCTGTTGTCGGCAACGGCGGTGGCATTCGTCGGCACCATCGGTTTTGTCGGCCTGGTCGGGCCGCACATCGCCCGGCTGCTGGTCGGTGAGGACCAACGCTTCCTGCTGCCCGCCAGTGCGCTGGTGGGGGCGTTGATGCTGTCGCTGTCGTCGCTTGTCAGCAAGGCGATCTTGCCGGGGGTGATCGTGCCGGTGGGCATCGTTACCGCGCTGGTGGGCGTGCCGGTATTCGTGGTGCTGGTGTTCCGCCGGGGGAGAAGGTTGTGA
- a CDS encoding TIGR03862 family flavoprotein yields the protein MPDLNPASSPLAVVIGGGPAGLMAAEALAQAGLSVEVFDAMPSVGRKFLLAGVGGMNITHSEPYSAFVARYAERQGEIEALLRDFDADALRQWIHGLGIETFVGTSGRVFPTDMKAAPLLRAWLKRLRDNGVVIHTRHRWLGWNSDGALRIAYPQGERLVKAAVVVLALGGASWARLGSDGSWQPLLAERAVDISPLQPSNCGFEVDSWSALLKDKFAGAPLKNIALSVPGSAPRKGEFILTAQGVEGSLVYAWSAPLREAINRDGRGLLLLDLLPDKPVDKIAQALAKPRGSRSMAKHLHSQLGIDGVKAALLRELTDHASFADPQALARSIKALPITLVRTRPLDEAISSAGGVRFEGLDEGLMVKGMPGVFCAGEMLDWEAPTGGYLLTACFASGLRAGRAAADWVKPVS from the coding sequence ATGCCCGATCTGAACCCCGCATCCTCTCCCCTCGCTGTCGTCATCGGTGGCGGCCCTGCCGGCTTGATGGCTGCCGAAGCACTGGCCCAGGCAGGCCTGTCAGTCGAGGTGTTCGATGCCATGCCTTCGGTTGGGCGCAAGTTCCTGCTGGCGGGCGTCGGCGGCATGAACATCACCCATTCCGAGCCCTACTCGGCGTTCGTGGCCCGCTATGCCGAACGCCAGGGCGAGATCGAGGCGTTGCTGCGCGACTTCGATGCGGACGCATTACGCCAATGGATTCACGGCCTGGGCATCGAAACCTTCGTCGGCACCTCGGGCCGGGTGTTTCCGACCGACATGAAAGCCGCGCCGCTGCTACGTGCCTGGCTCAAGCGCCTGCGTGACAACGGGGTAGTTATCCACACCCGTCATCGCTGGCTGGGCTGGAACTCCGATGGCGCCTTGCGGATTGCTTATCCACAGGGCGAACGGCTGGTGAAAGCCGCCGTCGTGGTGCTGGCACTGGGGGGCGCCAGCTGGGCGCGACTGGGCTCCGACGGCAGCTGGCAACCGCTGCTGGCCGAACGGGCTGTGGATATCTCGCCTTTGCAGCCGAGCAACTGCGGTTTTGAAGTAGACAGTTGGAGCGCCTTGCTCAAGGACAAGTTCGCCGGCGCGCCGCTGAAGAACATTGCCCTCAGCGTACCGGGCAGTGCACCGCGCAAAGGCGAGTTCATCCTCACCGCGCAAGGTGTGGAGGGCAGCCTGGTGTATGCCTGGTCGGCTCCGCTGCGCGAGGCCATCAACCGTGACGGCCGTGGGCTGCTGTTGCTCGACCTGCTGCCGGACAAGCCTGTGGACAAAATTGCCCAGGCACTGGCCAAGCCACGCGGTTCACGCTCCATGGCCAAGCATCTGCACAGCCAGTTGGGTATCGATGGGGTCAAGGCGGCACTGCTGCGGGAGCTGACTGATCACGCGAGCTTTGCCGACCCGCAGGCGCTGGCCCGATCGATCAAGGCATTGCCGATCACGTTGGTGCGTACACGGCCGCTGGATGAAGCGATCAGTAGCGCCGGCGGGGTGCGTTTCGAGGGGCTGGATGAGGGGTTGATGGTCAAGGGCATGCCGGGGGTGTTCTGTGCCGGCGAAATGCTGGACTGGGAGGCGCCGACCGGGGGGTATTTGCTAACGGCGTGCTTTGCCAGCGGCTTGCGCGCCGGGCGAGCGGCGGCGGATTGGGTTAAGCCGGTTTCCTGA
- a CDS encoding GNAT family N-acetyltransferase encodes MTPILELESARLVLRQWHDDDLREFAALCADPQVMRYFPAPLTRLEAAALIGRVRGHFNEYGFGLWALERKDSGAFIGMTGLLHVGFEADFTPAVEIGWRLARRHWGLGFASEAAWTCLRCAFAQLRLEEVVSFTSESNLPSQKVMQAIGMQQDAQGSFEHPRLPEGHPLRPHVLYRIDRTHWERTLRP; translated from the coding sequence ATGACCCCCATCCTTGAACTGGAAAGCGCACGGCTGGTGCTGCGCCAATGGCACGACGACGACCTGCGCGAGTTCGCCGCGCTGTGCGCCGACCCGCAGGTGATGCGCTACTTCCCGGCGCCCCTGACGCGTCTGGAAGCCGCTGCATTGATCGGTCGGGTGCGCGGGCACTTCAATGAATACGGTTTTGGTTTGTGGGCCCTTGAGCGCAAGGACAGCGGCGCGTTCATCGGCATGACCGGTTTGCTGCACGTGGGCTTCGAGGCCGATTTCACCCCCGCTGTGGAGATTGGCTGGCGCCTGGCCCGCCGTCACTGGGGCCTGGGTTTTGCCAGCGAGGCGGCGTGGACCTGCCTGCGTTGTGCTTTCGCCCAATTGCGCCTGGAGGAAGTGGTGTCGTTCACTAGCGAGAGCAACCTGCCGTCGCAGAAGGTCATGCAAGCCATCGGTATGCAGCAGGACGCGCAGGGCAGTTTCGAGCACCCCCGCCTGCCTGAGGGCCACCCGCTGCGCCCGCATGTGCTGTACCGCATCGACCGCACCCATTGGGAGCGCACCCTGCGCCCCTGA
- a CDS encoding NAD(P)-dependent alcohol dehydrogenase, translated as MTSKAIYVQPGGGYDKVEVGTSEALAPKAGEITVRLHASSLNYHDFAVVSGMWGPSERRIPMADGAGEVVAVGAGVTEFQVGDSVVSTFFPDWLDGQANVEGFAQVPGDGLDGYAREQVTARATAFTLAPKGFSHAEAATLTTAGLTAWRALMSDDHLKPGDTVLVQGTGGVSIFALQFAKLAGATVIATSSSDAKLERLKALGADHLINYKSTPAWGEKVRELTGNRGVDHVIEVGGPATLEQSMIAARIGGHVSLIGILTGVAGQLPLVQALVRQIRLQGVLVGSRAQQQAMVRAIDANGLRPVVDKHFELEQIVEAFRYQESNRHFGKICLTW; from the coding sequence ATGACCAGCAAGGCCATCTACGTACAACCCGGCGGCGGCTACGACAAGGTCGAGGTCGGCACCAGCGAGGCCCTGGCCCCCAAGGCCGGCGAGATCACCGTGCGCCTGCACGCCAGCTCCCTCAACTACCACGATTTCGCCGTGGTCAGCGGCATGTGGGGCCCGAGCGAGCGGCGCATCCCCATGGCCGATGGCGCCGGTGAGGTGGTCGCGGTGGGGGCTGGCGTTACCGAGTTCCAGGTCGGCGACAGCGTGGTCAGCACCTTCTTCCCCGATTGGCTCGATGGCCAGGCCAATGTCGAGGGCTTTGCCCAGGTGCCTGGCGACGGCCTCGATGGCTACGCCCGAGAGCAGGTCACCGCCCGTGCCACTGCGTTCACCCTGGCGCCCAAGGGTTTCAGCCATGCCGAAGCGGCCACCCTGACCACCGCCGGGCTTACCGCCTGGCGCGCGCTGATGAGTGATGATCACCTCAAGCCCGGCGACACGGTTCTGGTGCAGGGCACTGGCGGTGTGTCGATTTTCGCCTTGCAGTTCGCCAAGCTGGCCGGCGCCACAGTGATCGCCACCTCGTCCAGCGATGCCAAGTTGGAGCGCCTGAAAGCGTTGGGTGCCGACCACCTGATCAATTACAAGAGCACCCCGGCCTGGGGTGAGAAAGTGCGTGAGCTGACGGGCAACCGCGGGGTTGATCATGTGATCGAAGTGGGTGGCCCGGCGACGCTGGAGCAGTCGATGATTGCCGCGCGCATCGGTGGGCATGTTTCGCTGATCGGTATCCTCACCGGGGTGGCTGGGCAGTTGCCGCTGGTGCAGGCGCTGGTGCGGCAGATTCGCCTGCAAGGGGTGCTGGTAGGCAGCCGTGCGCAGCAGCAGGCGATGGTGCGGGCGATCGATGCCAACGGCCTGCGCCCGGTGGTGGACAAGCATTTCGAGTTGGAGCAGATCGTCGAGGCGTTCCGTTACCAGGAGAGCAACCGGCATTTCGGCAAGATCTGCCTGACTTGGTGA